CTTTGTCGGTGGCGCTCTCACCTCAATTCGTGAAGATAACAAAGGTGAGGGTGACTACGAGGACCACTCCAGATGGTCGGAGGAGGCTCAAGCCAGAGCTCACGAGAGAAGCCAGCAAGGTGCCATTGCGCCGACTTTGAGTGGTGGATTGCCGAGCCGTCCAGCAAATACCGTTCCGAAGGACAGGAAGATCGTCGCAATTGTTGTCTCTTCGGTTTCATCGGATGACTCCGACGAGTTTTCTTCTGAACATGCGGTAAGAAGTCGTCGCCCTTGATACTCACTTAAGGCTTTTCTGACAAACGTAGTCAATTCTATCCCATCTCCCTGAACATGTCGATCTGGAAACATCCAAGATCTTTGTGTTGATCTATGCCCCGGAATTGAAACATGCTATCAAGAAGGGAAGCTCATATACCAACACACCATCTATAGCTTCGTCTTATTCGAACATTGGCACTGAAGAAGGTGCTTCTGTCGGAGAACTGACCTCTGGAGGCTTGACTGCGGTCGCGCCCCGCCACGACGACGAATTTGAGGGCACTTCTCGCTTTTTCAAAACGTTGTACACACAGGCACGAGCGCTTGTTGAGAAGGACAGCATGATCATGCCTTTCAGCACTCCTGGTGGCTATGTGCACCTCGCTCGCCATCTATTCCCAGAGCTTGTTTATGTCCAAGAGTCTTTGACTGGAGATCAGGGGGAACCTGCCGTCCATATCTCTGGTTGGGTTCGCCAGGTTATCGTCGTTGTCGGAGACGAGGGTGGCTGTGGCGGGCTTATCGACAGTGACGACGAGTCAGC
The nucleotide sequence above comes from Penicillium digitatum chromosome 1, complete sequence. Encoded proteins:
- a CDS encoding Peroxin 22-like, putative, which produces MSFPQDLRRRRGGAGTGFSSIGGRKTIGYWLPLALTAGIATISIVAWIWSERNDDEDEDENDLPHGDGRPHPPPVGTESEYSPSYATGNYPRSTGAEVLPEDASYDHSMMARMQGALRRTPSPQQIFDGASKRVVAGVTAAGAFVGGALTSIREDNKGEGDYEDHSRWSEEAQARAHERSQQGAIAPTLSGGLPSRPANTVPKDRKIVAIVVSSVSSDDSDEFSSEHASILSHLPEHVDLETSKIFVLIYAPELKHAIKKGSSYTNTPSIASSYSNIGTEEGASVGELTSGGLTAVAPRHDDEFEGTSRFFKTLYTQARALVEKDSMIMPFSTPGGYVHLARHLFPELVYVQESLTGDQGEPAVHISGWVRQVIVVVGDEGGCGGLIDSDDESALGETEEKWWKKEGVTGLGKRIDVVDVVRVGDDWRRRVRGLD